From the Tigriopus californicus strain San Diego chromosome 4, Tcal_SD_v2.1, whole genome shotgun sequence genome, the window ATTGAGCAGCTTGCGGGAAGAGGTCCCCGCTCGTGCTCCTCGGTCACTGGATTGTTGGCACAAGTTCCATCCAGAGAATATGATGGCTCGCGCCCTCTACCAAAACGAGGGTAGAGGGTAGAGGGTGAAGGACTACTGGGTGGTGAGTGCCACCACTTGGGGGATGCAAGAATAGGAGGGTGAAAATGGATCGAATTTACTGAGGGAAAGTACGAGAGTGGATTTTTTCTCGAGGATGGGACACGCGACCATGTCAGATCCTGCCCAAAGTCCCTCGCGTTCAGACGTGCCTTACGGAGTCAGGTCTTTGGATCACGTCAGCACCGTTTTCTTCAAAGTCCCTGAGGACCTGAACTCTTCATCAATACCTTTCGAGTCCCTCGACTACCCTTGACCTTGGCGATGAACGGGTTGAAACGATCTATGAGTCCGTGCAGTGATATGGACGATTACTCCGAAGATGGTCGTGACAACTGCACTGTGACCGGAAGTGATATGCACGGTCACACCTCCACTCGGAAGCGCAGGCGTGGCGTGATCGAGAAGAGACGCCGGGATCGGATCAACAACTCCCTCAACGACCTGAAGCGATTGGTTCCCACGGCCCTGGAGAAATCAGGCTcggccaaattggaaaaagcaGAGATTCTTCAAATGACCGTCGAGCATTTGAAGATGGTCTCAAGTAAGGGATTCACCGATCTAAACTACGACCCTCATCGATTCGCCATGGACTATCATAACATTGGATTTCGAGAATGTGCAGCCGAAGTGGCTCGATATTTGGTAGCCGTGGAGGGTATGGACGTGCAAGATCCACTCAGAATCCGATTGATGTCCCATTTGCAAATGTTCGCGGCGCAAAAAGACTTTGGTCGTGCCCACGCTTCCGCCACTCCCTCGTACATGGGAGCTCAAAGCAACACTTGGTCGGGTTACTCCACCCCATCCAACGCTTatcaacaccaccaacaccagcATCATCACGTAGCTACCCCACCCTCGTTTGAGACGGTCAAAACTACCACGCCCCTGAACGAAACGCCCATTCTGGACCCCAGTACGGGTTATTACGCGCTCTCGAACTCCACGCGTCTCAATTCGTCGACCCCGACCACCTCGGAAAATCCCTACATGGATAACTCGCATTCATCTTCGCTCATGTCCACACCCGGTAGTGGCGGACATTTTTCGTCTCAATTCTCGTTTTCCACGGCTTCCGGCCATCACTCGTCCTATTCGAGTCCGCCCATCGCTTCCACCGCCCAACCCACCGAGCTTTCACTGAGCACTCACAACAGCCATGGACAAAAGCAGCCGCCATACCGCCCTTGGGGGGCACCCGAGATGGCGTGCTAGCGCTAACGTAACCTAACCCTATCGCATCAGCCATGGATTCTATTTTTTGTGCCATAACTTCGTCAACCTCAAAACTGAcccatcatgatcatcatcatcatcatcatcatcatcgtcttgtGATACGCGAAACTTCACTGTCCAATATAGTCGCTCCTATTTTCCCTGAACCTTGAGtcccaattcattcattcgctcAGAGTTTGTAAAAATGTAAGTAAAAGGAGGCTGGTTCTCACCCGCCCAAGATGGCAATGGCCAGGATCATCCGACGTTTCGTGCACAGTTCAATCATGTTGCCCGACTCCAATGAATCCGGATCCCAGATTTTGTCTCGTAAGAACTTGGGTAGGGCTCGACGGGTCTTGTCTTCGCTCCGGACCCGATGCACACCCACGGTGTCTGGACATGGAGGTCCCGTGGGGGGGCGATAGTCAGTCAGGGGATCCCAATCCGGGTCGAGCGCGTCTTCGGCCTGAAGCCACTCGTAATCCACGGGCGAGTGGGGCGGGCCACCCCGTTGGACCCGGCTCGAGGTGGACGAACTAGATG encodes:
- the LOC131879785 gene encoding hairy/enhancer-of-split related with YRPW motif protein 1-like encodes the protein MNGLKRSMSPCSDMDDYSEDGRDNCTVTGSDMHGHTSTRKRRRGVIEKRRRDRINNSLNDLKRLVPTALEKSGSAKLEKAEILQMTVEHLKMVSSKGFTDLNYDPHRFAMDYHNIGFRECAAEVARYLVAVEGMDVQDPLRIRLMSHLQMFAAQKDFGRAHASATPSYMGAQSNTWSGYSTPSNAYQHHQHQHHHVATPPSFETVKTTTPLNETPILDPSTGYYALSNSTRLNSSTPTTSENPYMDNSHSSSLMSTPGSGGHFSSQFSFSTASGHHSSYSSPPIASTAQPTELSLSTHNSHGQKQPPYRPWGAPEMAC